A window of the Vigna angularis cultivar LongXiaoDou No.4 chromosome 3, ASM1680809v1, whole genome shotgun sequence genome harbors these coding sequences:
- the LOC108321955 gene encoding uncharacterized protein LOC108321955 isoform X1 — translation MLSTMWISEDLLQNNESFLLKLVVAMVCWLHSLPCFTFESFLLKCHWEDSMLSTMWISEDLLQNNESFLLKLVVAMGSARFGTLGEAIINLATYVRPDVSTASLPLRQCSHGTILQVKIQCLTPRSKHRKGANSFVEEMSVCSDDVDSISDVSDNTFSRTSGSPYWDYQENTYHRRELSSKRISPLATCSDHDTGSSLSFWIGKLPQQSNVSGLKKNMNERQDSTYSENIHYPLYDASGSIHSSPVTSSSRTPVQGKIEEHGKVSHASDTTLTRSVGSSKDLLGVAQVTIDLLHGEAKMWEENATKLMVDVERLQKHLNKKSKNKKELEMELSASRKEIDALKDEIQLLTSAIKQNDSRNLKLQIEEMDNTIKELKNEIKYQKGLNCDLELIKQTQESKIDLVSILQKLEKIKEKQRMKIAGLSMNCLPFQDVDISSCVPEDSEEEDFSLSKEVLPEKMKKEFCHSDIDLGTSENAIRCLHEGIELQEFRNLELEHQLMQEKHKSMESTIQFLEKTLNDKDKEMQTARCFMARTLEENEAKWKSRLFEKGKQIINFEKRLSDGVYAFGNEILSLTQRVQDLEAEYCEEQGESRKNLIISSSFSSNFPLFCSDSSTINIIEVFLELYKQLQLSVEKLRGQENLLNQMTLTKNENCFSISDLSKDVGKIDLKELSEAILCTIILLKKLLETKTSSFEYKINSQDELVGRKIRDDNVYQNEVRDCSVRGNIVCISCQELRNIQEKLMSHIPPEMKNQQVESAETNKLKSHNMSGKEKTCLRYSKLQLETEVAYLQSKISSSCSADFPNDMKFHYWTKDSHTLISKDRVRNPSFASCDDEGNILFGLEAEKEQFSERVLSLEAEMRHLIEEKESTHLALKNTENVVKNLQDEIRRMEGLNEAQEVEWKRKEESMQKKWKEAQEECSFLKVANLELQATNEELIEESKTLQTTNDELRMQNLDLHGQCTVLDSKLGESHIAFSDMLKLIQELEYKFTSMQEEIALKEKTINVDLDFILEESRKQEERFIIEEKLLTQTNLEKTTEVGYLQREVEHLRDQISCICDRHKTMASNTILEVYDLCADKAMIEAALQQEQEKGRLHQAKLDNLQAEYKVMMQNYTEELAASKADQETLKVNYEKVVALLDNVKSNEEKLKGTVRGLEAELKASELERLQATEEIFELEVQLQKTEMLQDEIFILKRSLYEAEFEFRRLEASYQTLSLEFEELKAKNASYIGRISTTEKVTSELEDCKRSKIEFEEQILRLQWNLKTKEASCINKAQLKYEISQMTKDNAELHRKKDFLQQENEEYKNKVKDLEERLKQKKDVKEDHYDAKDCSTSTTAIHDLNIFTGTG, via the exons ACATTTGAAAGCTTCCTCCTTAAGTGTCATTGGGAAGATTCGATGCTAAGTACCATGTGGATTTCTGAGGATCTTTTACAAAACAATGAAAGCTTCCTCCTTAAGCTTGTTGTTGCCATG GGATCTGCGAGATTTGGGACTCTTGGGGAGGCTATCATTAATTTAGCAACTTACGTTAGACCAGATGTGAGTACTGCATCATTGCCTTTGAGACAATGTTCCCATGGGACAATCTTACAA gTTAAAATTCAATGTTTGACCCCGAGAAGCAAACACAG GAAGGGAGCAAATTCATTTGTGGAAGAAATGAGTGTTTGCTCTGATGATGTAGACAGCATATCTGATGTATCTGACAATACATTCAGCAGGACTAGTGGATCTCCATATTGGGACTATCAAGAAAATACATATCATCGAAGAGAACTTAGCAGTAAG AGAATAAGTCCACTGGCAACATGTTCAGATCACGATACTGGCAGCTCCTTGTCCTTCTGGATCGGGAAGCTCCCCCAACAAAGCAATGTCAGTGGACTGAAGAAGAATATGAATGAGAGACAAGATTCAACTTACTCTGAAAATATCCACTATCCATTATATGATGCCTCCGGATCAATACATTCATCTCCAGTAACCTCAAGTTCGAGGACACCGGTTCAAGGTAAAATTGAAGAGCATGGGAAAGTTTCACATGCCAGCGACACGACGTTGACAAGGAGTGTTGGTTCATCTAAAGATCTTCTGGGTGTGGCACAAGTAACCATTGATTTACTTCATGGTGAAGCAAAGATGTGGGAAGAAAATGCTACAAAGTTGATGGTTGATGTGGAGAGACTGCAAAAGCATTTAAACAAGAAATcgaagaataaaaaagaactGGAAATGGAGTTGTCAGCATCACGCAAAGAGATTGATGCATTGAAGGATGAAATTCAACTACTAACCTCAGCAATAAAGCAAAATGACAGCAGAAATCTTAAGCTCCAGATTGAAGAGATGGATAATACAATAAAGGAGTTGAAGAATGAGATCAAGTATCAGAAAGGACTTAATTGTGACTTGGAGTTGATAAAGCAAACACAGGAGTCAAAAATTGATCTTGTTTCCATCCTACAGAAActagaaaagataaaagaaaagcaGAGAATGAAGATTGCTGGTCTATCAATGAATTGTTTGCCGTTTCAAGATGTTGACATTAGTAGCTGTGTGCCTGAAGACAGTGAGGAAGAGGACTTTAGTTTAAGCAAGGAAGTGCTAccagagaaaatgaaaaaggagtTTTGTCATTCAGATATTGATCTTGGCACTAGTGAAAATGCAATAAGATGCCTGCATGAAGGGATTGAACTACAGGAATTCCGGAACTTGGAACTTGAGCACCAACTTATGCAGGAGAAGCACAAAAGTATGGAAAGTACTATCCAGTTTCTGGAGAAAACTCTGAACGACAAAGATAAAGAGATGCAAACTGCAAGATGTTTTATGGCTCGAACATTAGAAGAAAATGAGGCAAAATGGAAGAGTAGGCTGTTTGAGAAAGGCAAACAAATCATCAACTTTGAAAAGAGGTTGTCTGATGGTGTTTATGCTTTTGGCAATGAAATCTTATCTTTAACACAAAGGGTGCAAGATCTTGAAGCTGAATATTGTGAGGAACAAGGAGAGTCCAGAAAGAATCTGATAATTTCTAGTTCCTTTTCCTCTAACTTTCCACTCTTTTGCTCTGATAGTAGTACTATCAACATCATTGAAGTGTTCCTTGAGTTATATAAGCAGCTGCAGCTTTCAGTAGAAAAACTGAGGGGTCAAGAGAATCTTCTGAATCAAATGACATTAACCAAGAATGAGAATTGTTTCAGTATATCAGATCTCTCAAAAGATGTGGGAAAAATAGATTTAAAGGAATTGTCTGAAGCAATCCTATGTACCATTATCCTGTTGAAGAAGTTGCTTGAAACAAAAACTTCTTCCTTTGAGTACAAGATTAATTCTCAAGATGAGTTAGTTGGGAGAAAAATCAGAGATGATAATGTATATCAGAATGAAGTTAGAGATTGCAGTGTAAGGGGAAATATAGTCTGTATTTCTTGTCAGGAATTGAGAAATATACAGGAAAAACTCATGTCTCATATTCCACCAGAGATGAAAAATCAACAGGTTGAATCTGCAGAGACGAACAAGCTGAAATCTCACAATATGTCAGGGAAGGAGAAAACTTGTCTAAGATATTCCAAGTTACAACTTGAAACTGAAGTTGCTTATTTGCAATCCAAAATTTCTTCAAGTTGCTCAGCTGATTTTCCAAACGATATGAAGTTTCATTATTGGACAAAGGACTCCCACACTTTGATCAGCAAAGATCGTGTAAGGAATCCATCTTTTGCAAGTTGTGATGATGAAGGCAATATTTTGTTTGGACTAGAAGCAGAAAAGGAACAGTTTTCTGAAAGGGTGCTTAGCTTAGAAGCTGAAATGAGACATTTGATTGAAGAAAAGGAGTCGACTCATTTGGCACTGAAGAATACtgaaaatgttgtaaaaaatcTCCAGGATGAGATCAGAAGAATGGAAGGATTGAATGAGGCACAAGAAGTTGAATGGAAAAGAAAGGAGGAAAGCATGCagaaaaaatggaaagaagCTCAAGAGGAGTGCAGCTTTCTGAAAGTAGCCAACTTAGAATTACAAGCTACAAATGAAGAATTGATTGAAGAATCTAAAACTCTTCAAACAACAAATGATGAGTTAAGAATGCAAAATTTGGACTTGCATGGCCAATGTACAGTATTAGATTCTAAATTGGGGGAATCACATATTGCATTTTCTGATATGTTGAAACTAATTCAAGAATTGGAATACAAATTTACTTCAATGCAGGAAGAAATAGCTTTGAAAGAAAAAACCATTAATGTAGATCTTGATTTCATTCTTGAGGAAAGCAGAAAGCAAGAAGAAAGGTTCATTATTGAAGAGAAATTGTTAACACAGACGAATTTAGAAAAAACAACTGAGGTAGGTTACTTGCAGAGAGAGGTTGAACACTTAAGAGACCAGATCTCTTGTATCTGTGATAGACACAAGACGATGGCTTCTAATACTATACTTGAGGTCTATGATTTATGTGCTGATAAAGCTATGATTGAAGCTGCTCTTCAACAAGAACAGGAGAAAGGAAGGCTACATCAAGCCAAGCTTGATAATCTTCAAGCTGAATACAAAGTCATGATGCAAAATTATACCGAAGAACTGGCAGCCTCCAAGGCAGACCAAGAAACTCTTAAGGTTAATTATGAAAAAGTAGTTGCTTTGTTGGATAACGTCAAATCAAACGAGGAGAAACTGAAGGGCACTGTTAGAGGGCTCGAAGCAGAATTGAAAGCCTCTGAACTAGAGAGGCTACAAGCAACTGAAGAAATATTTGAACTAGAAGTTCAACTTCAGAAAACAGAAATGCTTCAAGATGAAATCTTTATCCTTAAGAGATCACTGTATGAAGCAGAATTTGAATTCAGAAGATTGGAAGCTTCATATCAGACGCTATCCTTGGAGTTTGAGGAGCTGAAGGCCAAGAATGCATCTTACATTGGAAGAATCTCAACCACTGAGAAAGTTACATCTGAGTTGGAGGACTGCAAGCGCAGTAAAATTGAGTTTGAGGAACAAATCCTTCGGCTGCAATggaatctaaaaacaaaagaagctTCTTGTATCAATAAGGCCCAGTTAAAGTATGAAATTTCCCAAATGACAAAAGACAATGCTGAGCTTCACAGGAAGAAAGATTTTCTTCAACAAGAGAATGAAGAGTACAAGAACAAGGTTAAAGATCTTGAAGAAAGGCTGAAACAAAAGAAGGATGTAAAAGAAGACCATTATGACGCCAAAGATTGCAGTACTTCTACCACTGCCATACATGATTTGAACATTTTTACAG GAACAGGATAA
- the LOC108321955 gene encoding uncharacterized protein LOC108321955 isoform X2: MSVCSDDVDSISDVSDNTFSRTSGSPYWDYQENTYHRRELSSKRISPLATCSDHDTGSSLSFWIGKLPQQSNVSGLKKNMNERQDSTYSENIHYPLYDASGSIHSSPVTSSSRTPVQGKIEEHGKVSHASDTTLTRSVGSSKDLLGVAQVTIDLLHGEAKMWEENATKLMVDVERLQKHLNKKSKNKKELEMELSASRKEIDALKDEIQLLTSAIKQNDSRNLKLQIEEMDNTIKELKNEIKYQKGLNCDLELIKQTQESKIDLVSILQKLEKIKEKQRMKIAGLSMNCLPFQDVDISSCVPEDSEEEDFSLSKEVLPEKMKKEFCHSDIDLGTSENAIRCLHEGIELQEFRNLELEHQLMQEKHKSMESTIQFLEKTLNDKDKEMQTARCFMARTLEENEAKWKSRLFEKGKQIINFEKRLSDGVYAFGNEILSLTQRVQDLEAEYCEEQGESRKNLIISSSFSSNFPLFCSDSSTINIIEVFLELYKQLQLSVEKLRGQENLLNQMTLTKNENCFSISDLSKDVGKIDLKELSEAILCTIILLKKLLETKTSSFEYKINSQDELVGRKIRDDNVYQNEVRDCSVRGNIVCISCQELRNIQEKLMSHIPPEMKNQQVESAETNKLKSHNMSGKEKTCLRYSKLQLETEVAYLQSKISSSCSADFPNDMKFHYWTKDSHTLISKDRVRNPSFASCDDEGNILFGLEAEKEQFSERVLSLEAEMRHLIEEKESTHLALKNTENVVKNLQDEIRRMEGLNEAQEVEWKRKEESMQKKWKEAQEECSFLKVANLELQATNEELIEESKTLQTTNDELRMQNLDLHGQCTVLDSKLGESHIAFSDMLKLIQELEYKFTSMQEEIALKEKTINVDLDFILEESRKQEERFIIEEKLLTQTNLEKTTEVGYLQREVEHLRDQISCICDRHKTMASNTILEVYDLCADKAMIEAALQQEQEKGRLHQAKLDNLQAEYKVMMQNYTEELAASKADQETLKVNYEKVVALLDNVKSNEEKLKGTVRGLEAELKASELERLQATEEIFELEVQLQKTEMLQDEIFILKRSLYEAEFEFRRLEASYQTLSLEFEELKAKNASYIGRISTTEKVTSELEDCKRSKIEFEEQILRLQWNLKTKEASCINKAQLKYEISQMTKDNAELHRKKDFLQQENEEYKNKVKDLEERLKQKKDVKEDHYDAKDCSTSTTAIHDLNIFTGTG; this comes from the exons ATGAGTGTTTGCTCTGATGATGTAGACAGCATATCTGATGTATCTGACAATACATTCAGCAGGACTAGTGGATCTCCATATTGGGACTATCAAGAAAATACATATCATCGAAGAGAACTTAGCAGTAAG AGAATAAGTCCACTGGCAACATGTTCAGATCACGATACTGGCAGCTCCTTGTCCTTCTGGATCGGGAAGCTCCCCCAACAAAGCAATGTCAGTGGACTGAAGAAGAATATGAATGAGAGACAAGATTCAACTTACTCTGAAAATATCCACTATCCATTATATGATGCCTCCGGATCAATACATTCATCTCCAGTAACCTCAAGTTCGAGGACACCGGTTCAAGGTAAAATTGAAGAGCATGGGAAAGTTTCACATGCCAGCGACACGACGTTGACAAGGAGTGTTGGTTCATCTAAAGATCTTCTGGGTGTGGCACAAGTAACCATTGATTTACTTCATGGTGAAGCAAAGATGTGGGAAGAAAATGCTACAAAGTTGATGGTTGATGTGGAGAGACTGCAAAAGCATTTAAACAAGAAATcgaagaataaaaaagaactGGAAATGGAGTTGTCAGCATCACGCAAAGAGATTGATGCATTGAAGGATGAAATTCAACTACTAACCTCAGCAATAAAGCAAAATGACAGCAGAAATCTTAAGCTCCAGATTGAAGAGATGGATAATACAATAAAGGAGTTGAAGAATGAGATCAAGTATCAGAAAGGACTTAATTGTGACTTGGAGTTGATAAAGCAAACACAGGAGTCAAAAATTGATCTTGTTTCCATCCTACAGAAActagaaaagataaaagaaaagcaGAGAATGAAGATTGCTGGTCTATCAATGAATTGTTTGCCGTTTCAAGATGTTGACATTAGTAGCTGTGTGCCTGAAGACAGTGAGGAAGAGGACTTTAGTTTAAGCAAGGAAGTGCTAccagagaaaatgaaaaaggagtTTTGTCATTCAGATATTGATCTTGGCACTAGTGAAAATGCAATAAGATGCCTGCATGAAGGGATTGAACTACAGGAATTCCGGAACTTGGAACTTGAGCACCAACTTATGCAGGAGAAGCACAAAAGTATGGAAAGTACTATCCAGTTTCTGGAGAAAACTCTGAACGACAAAGATAAAGAGATGCAAACTGCAAGATGTTTTATGGCTCGAACATTAGAAGAAAATGAGGCAAAATGGAAGAGTAGGCTGTTTGAGAAAGGCAAACAAATCATCAACTTTGAAAAGAGGTTGTCTGATGGTGTTTATGCTTTTGGCAATGAAATCTTATCTTTAACACAAAGGGTGCAAGATCTTGAAGCTGAATATTGTGAGGAACAAGGAGAGTCCAGAAAGAATCTGATAATTTCTAGTTCCTTTTCCTCTAACTTTCCACTCTTTTGCTCTGATAGTAGTACTATCAACATCATTGAAGTGTTCCTTGAGTTATATAAGCAGCTGCAGCTTTCAGTAGAAAAACTGAGGGGTCAAGAGAATCTTCTGAATCAAATGACATTAACCAAGAATGAGAATTGTTTCAGTATATCAGATCTCTCAAAAGATGTGGGAAAAATAGATTTAAAGGAATTGTCTGAAGCAATCCTATGTACCATTATCCTGTTGAAGAAGTTGCTTGAAACAAAAACTTCTTCCTTTGAGTACAAGATTAATTCTCAAGATGAGTTAGTTGGGAGAAAAATCAGAGATGATAATGTATATCAGAATGAAGTTAGAGATTGCAGTGTAAGGGGAAATATAGTCTGTATTTCTTGTCAGGAATTGAGAAATATACAGGAAAAACTCATGTCTCATATTCCACCAGAGATGAAAAATCAACAGGTTGAATCTGCAGAGACGAACAAGCTGAAATCTCACAATATGTCAGGGAAGGAGAAAACTTGTCTAAGATATTCCAAGTTACAACTTGAAACTGAAGTTGCTTATTTGCAATCCAAAATTTCTTCAAGTTGCTCAGCTGATTTTCCAAACGATATGAAGTTTCATTATTGGACAAAGGACTCCCACACTTTGATCAGCAAAGATCGTGTAAGGAATCCATCTTTTGCAAGTTGTGATGATGAAGGCAATATTTTGTTTGGACTAGAAGCAGAAAAGGAACAGTTTTCTGAAAGGGTGCTTAGCTTAGAAGCTGAAATGAGACATTTGATTGAAGAAAAGGAGTCGACTCATTTGGCACTGAAGAATACtgaaaatgttgtaaaaaatcTCCAGGATGAGATCAGAAGAATGGAAGGATTGAATGAGGCACAAGAAGTTGAATGGAAAAGAAAGGAGGAAAGCATGCagaaaaaatggaaagaagCTCAAGAGGAGTGCAGCTTTCTGAAAGTAGCCAACTTAGAATTACAAGCTACAAATGAAGAATTGATTGAAGAATCTAAAACTCTTCAAACAACAAATGATGAGTTAAGAATGCAAAATTTGGACTTGCATGGCCAATGTACAGTATTAGATTCTAAATTGGGGGAATCACATATTGCATTTTCTGATATGTTGAAACTAATTCAAGAATTGGAATACAAATTTACTTCAATGCAGGAAGAAATAGCTTTGAAAGAAAAAACCATTAATGTAGATCTTGATTTCATTCTTGAGGAAAGCAGAAAGCAAGAAGAAAGGTTCATTATTGAAGAGAAATTGTTAACACAGACGAATTTAGAAAAAACAACTGAGGTAGGTTACTTGCAGAGAGAGGTTGAACACTTAAGAGACCAGATCTCTTGTATCTGTGATAGACACAAGACGATGGCTTCTAATACTATACTTGAGGTCTATGATTTATGTGCTGATAAAGCTATGATTGAAGCTGCTCTTCAACAAGAACAGGAGAAAGGAAGGCTACATCAAGCCAAGCTTGATAATCTTCAAGCTGAATACAAAGTCATGATGCAAAATTATACCGAAGAACTGGCAGCCTCCAAGGCAGACCAAGAAACTCTTAAGGTTAATTATGAAAAAGTAGTTGCTTTGTTGGATAACGTCAAATCAAACGAGGAGAAACTGAAGGGCACTGTTAGAGGGCTCGAAGCAGAATTGAAAGCCTCTGAACTAGAGAGGCTACAAGCAACTGAAGAAATATTTGAACTAGAAGTTCAACTTCAGAAAACAGAAATGCTTCAAGATGAAATCTTTATCCTTAAGAGATCACTGTATGAAGCAGAATTTGAATTCAGAAGATTGGAAGCTTCATATCAGACGCTATCCTTGGAGTTTGAGGAGCTGAAGGCCAAGAATGCATCTTACATTGGAAGAATCTCAACCACTGAGAAAGTTACATCTGAGTTGGAGGACTGCAAGCGCAGTAAAATTGAGTTTGAGGAACAAATCCTTCGGCTGCAATggaatctaaaaacaaaagaagctTCTTGTATCAATAAGGCCCAGTTAAAGTATGAAATTTCCCAAATGACAAAAGACAATGCTGAGCTTCACAGGAAGAAAGATTTTCTTCAACAAGAGAATGAAGAGTACAAGAACAAGGTTAAAGATCTTGAAGAAAGGCTGAAACAAAAGAAGGATGTAAAAGAAGACCATTATGACGCCAAAGATTGCAGTACTTCTACCACTGCCATACATGATTTGAACATTTTTACAG GAACAGGATAA